From Tripterygium wilfordii isolate XIE 37 chromosome 13, ASM1340144v1, whole genome shotgun sequence, the proteins below share one genomic window:
- the LOC120012071 gene encoding probable prefoldin subunit 2, whose product MASGAEGGKAPINEQVVANMYTTMRSEMNQIYSKITELEMEVSEHSLVINAIQPLDPSRRCYRMIGGVLVERTIKEVLPAVQRNKEGIEEVITRLNEALQRKKKEITDFEAKYKIRITRSDDEVKGEGARKEGSAQGVLVGPAASIE is encoded by the coding sequence ATGGCTAGCGGAGCTGAAGGTGGCAAGGCGCCTATAAATGAGCAAGTAGTTGCAAACATGTACACCACAATGAGATCTGAAATGAATCAAATATACTCAAAGATCACTGAACTGGAGATGGAAGTGAGTGAGCACTCATTGGTCATCAATGCTATCCAGCCGCTTGATCCTTCCAGACGGTGCTACCGGATGATTGGGGGAGTCCTGGTTGAGAGAACCATCAAAGAAGTGCTTCCTGCTGTCCAGCGCAACAAAGAGGGGATCGAGGAGGTGATTACCAGGCTCAATGAGGCCTTAcagaggaagaaaaaggaaattactGATTTTGAGGCCAAATACAAGATTAGGATTACAAGGTCCGATGATGAGGTGAAAGGTGAGGGTGCCCGGAAAGAAGGTTCCGCGCAAGGAGTCCTTGTAGGTCCAGCAGcttcaattgaatga
- the LOC120012070 gene encoding preprotein translocase subunit SECE1, whose protein sequence is MAMAVPISLKLPGFASSPTRSKTITAFSSVKFKSQSVSTFCLERKHRVLVCKAVEESQEESARPEVLTGKKSPKSQPVESSELGEEIKKAMKERKEKEGEGDLWSGVAEEIREIEWPAFGKVMGTTGVVLGIIAGSSVVLLTVNAVLAELSDRVFAGKGVQDFFG, encoded by the coding sequence ATGGCAATGGCGGTCCCAATATCTCTGAAACTCCCGGGGTTCGCTTCTTCCCCTACACGTTCAAAGACAATCACTGCATTTTCTTCTGTAAAATTCAAATCTCAATCTGTCAGTACCTTCTGTTTAGAACGAAAACACAGAGTTCTCGTCTGCAAGGCCGTTGAGGAGAGCCAAGAAGAGAGCGCGAGGCCAGAGGTCTTGACCGGAAAGAAGTCGCCGAAGAGTCAACCCGTTGAGTCGAGCGAGTTGGGAGAGGAGATCAAGAAGGCAATGAAAGAGAGGAAAGAGAAGGAAGGGGAAGGGGATTTGTGGAGCGGAGTAGCTGAGGAGATTAGGGAGATCGAGTGGCCGGCGTTTGGGAAGGTTATGGGGACCACGGGGGTTGTGTTGGGGATTATTGCGGGATCGAGTGTGGTCTTGCTCACTGTAAATGCTGTCTTGGCCGAGCTCTCCGATAGGGTTTTCGCTGGTAAGGGCGTTCAGGACTTCTTTGGCTAA
- the LOC120013022 gene encoding protein OBERON 1-like translates to METDNESNMSEMKENKFFLRPVDPEDYGEGLPYAPVDWPNRGDIWGWKVGKRVALQGHFLDRYLYLPSRLCSRDSKKRSFKSKLSVEHYIQATFPNADIDAFFASFSWKIPSKNQSTNGKSVLRSLVPLPPDTEHSESVCQSDTIGCKAGNKTCSSFMETAEGSPSAVMPCDICCAEPRFCRECCCILCSKTVTLDFRDYSYVKCQAIVGEGYLCGHVAHINCALRSYLAGTVGGSIGLDAEYYCRRCDARTDLVPYVKGVLQNWEDINSRDDLDKILNIGLCILRGSQKIGTRELLNRIELAMAKLKCGSSLEDIFKDEDGAQVISTGVLDTGNAALEATNDEDCVDDRTTSLQVVTESSDYLNESLKLENKIDEVLQALRKSQELEYKIAEEQLHAQKNYLRNLYQQLDKERSALAHRTSRIEPGSLHAAISNRLDQVNREIVKLKEMEEVAEGFGKTPNRILREHFGMEIEK, encoded by the exons ATGGAGACTGACAATGAAAGCAATATGAGCGAGAtgaaggaaaataaattttttttaaggccAGTTGATCCTGAGGATTATGGTGAAGGATTGCCATATGCTCCTGTAGATTGGCCTAATCGGGGAGATATTTGGGGTTGGAAAGTGGGAAAAAGAGTTGCCTTGCAAGGCCACTTTTTGGATAGGTATCTGTATCTTCCAAGTCGTCTATGTTCGAGAGATTCTAAGAAGCGAAGTTTTAAAAGCAAGCTTTCGGTTGAACATTACATCCAGGCAACGTTCCCTAATGCAGATATTGATGCATTTTTCGCTTCATTCAGCTGGAAGATCCCTTCAAAGAATCAATCAACAAATG GTAAGTCAGTGTTGCGTAGTTTGGTTCCTTTGCCTCCAGACACAGAACACTCTGAATCTGTTTGCCAGTCTGATACCATAGGTTGCAAGGCTGGGAATAAGACGTGTAGCAGTTTCATGGAAACAGCAGAAGGATCACCTTCGGCTGTCATGCCTTGTGATATTTGCTGTGCTGAGCCTCGGTTCTGCCGTGAATGTTGTTGTATTCTTTGTTCCAAGACTGTAACTTTAGATTTTAGGGACTACAGCTATGTCAAATGTCAAGCAATAGTGGGTGAGGGATACTTATGTGGACATGTTGCTCACATTAATTGCGCTCTTCGATCTTACTTGGCGGGAACAGTTGGTGGAAGCATTGGTTTGGATGCAGAATACTATTGCCGGCGATGTGATGCAAGGACAGATCTAGTTCCGTATGTAAAAGGTGTTTTGCAAAATTGGGAAGACATCAATTCCCGGGATGACCTTGACAAAATTCTGAACATTGGCTTGTGCATTTTACGTGGATCTCAGAAAATTGGGACAAGAGAGTTACTGAACCGCATTGAATTGGCCATGGCTAAG CTTAAATGTGGTTCTTCACTTGAAGATATCTTTAAAGATGAAGATGGTGCCCAAGTTATTTCCACAG GCGTACTAGATACAGGAAATGCCGCATTGGAAGCTACAAACGACGAAGATTGTGTGGATGATAGAACCACCTCGCTGCAAGTTGTAACAGAATCATCTGATTATCTGAACGAGTCTCTGAAGCTTGAAAATAAGATTGATGAGGTTCTTCAAGCTCTGCGTAAGTCCCAGGAATTAGAGTATAAAATTGCAGAGGAGCAGCTCCATGCTCAGAAGAATTATCTTCGTAATCTATATCAGCAATTGGATAAAGAGAGGTCAGCACTAGCACATCGAACATCACGCATTGAACCTGGTAGCTTACATGCTGCCATCTCAAACAGATTGGATCAGGTAAACAGAGAAATCGTGAAACTCAAGGAGATGGAAGAGGTGGCTGAAGGATTTGGAAAGACCCCTAACCGTATTTTGAGGGAACACTTTGGTATGGAAATTGAGAAATGA
- the LOC120013023 gene encoding uncharacterized protein LOC120013023, with amino-acid sequence MKSHFTASSSSSGTTSTTTTAMEERDSCYFPGCRKDANCDCDICLASINATLDLMPISIKKSSLTKFSGPGSCVERTPISFDPSIMSTPRSNTTQNLEPPALKSTARVRFNEKSENRGSNNLGFRAGTRSFLRRLILCFSLILVVEIGFSWMVSGIFRPVLSPEVVTSIGHKSSVTRDLNGRLRFLQNELKILVDGKVSNCSYANSAWKIHQNNLFLNSRCTLYKSAIEEVSVWGWPLQTSGLVPTGFSSRSFTTLSGRVTEWPEGNAHFLLHKANTSWVQKKWSTSVVQLDPNTWVLDYQLSSVMNHNSRLVSAAMELLKYKISSIVEKMKQELWLLSTAFENQYIQFTAKEQVKIPT; translated from the exons aTGAAATCGCACTTCACAGCATCGTCATCTTCATCAGGCACCACAAGTACAACCACTACCGCCATGGAAGAGAGAGACAGCTGCTATTTCCCTGGTTGcagaaaagatgccaattgcgACTGCGACATTTGTTTGGCGAGCATCAATGCCACTCTCGACCTTATGCCAATCAGTATCAAAAAATCTTCCCTCACCAAGTTCTCCGGGCCTGGCTCCTGTGTAGAGCGAACTCCGATTTCGTTTGATCCCTCAATTATGTCCACACCCAGATCGAATACTACCCAGAATTTGGAGCCCCCTGCTCTCAAATCGACTGCCAGAGTGAGATTCAATGAGAAATCGGAGAACAGAGGGAGCAACAACTTGGGTTTCAGAGCTGGAACTAGAAGTTTCTTAAGGAGATTAATTTTGTGTTTCAGCTTGATTTTGGTCGTGGAAATTGGATTTTCTTGGATGGTTTCGGGGATTTTCAGGCCTGTGTTGTCACCAGAGGTAGTGACGTCTATCGGTCACAAATCTTCCGTTACACGAGATTTGAATGGCAGGTTAAGATTTTTACAGAATGAGTTGAAGATTCTTGTTGATGGAAAGGTTTCGAATTGCAGCTATGCGAATTCAGCATGGAAAATCCATCAG AACAATTTGTTCTTGAATTCTCGCTGCACACTCTACAAATCAGCAATAGAGGAAGTCAGCGTTTGGGGATGGCCTTTGCAGACCTCAGGATTGGTTCCAACTGGATTTTCTAGCCGTTCGTTCACTACCTTATCAGGCAGAGTGACAGAG TGGCCGGAAGGGAATGCTCATTTCCTACTTCATAAGGCAAACACTTCATGGGTGCAGAAGAAATGGAGTACTTCTGTGGTGCAATTAGATCCTAATACATGGGTTCTTGACTATCAACTGAGTTCGGTCATGAATCATAACTCAAGATTGGTCTCAGCAGCAATGGAGTTGTTGAAATATAAGATCTCAAGCATAGTTGAAAAGATGAAGCAAGAGCTCTGGCTACTCTCCACCGCATTTGAAAATCAGTACATTCAATTCACTGCAAAAGAACAAGTGAAGATCCCAACATGA
- the LOC120011749 gene encoding uncharacterized protein LOC120011749 has protein sequence MEIESVQCECCGLKEDCTQEYISQVKDNFDGKWLCGLCSEAVRDEVSRGKNNKTFGMEEAVKAHMSFCGKFKSNPAVRVADGMRQMLRRRSADLAASSPSSSSSSSSSSSSSKKYSRSARTKLY, from the coding sequence ATGGAGATTGAGTCAGTTCAATGTGAGTGTTGTGGGTTGAAAGAGGATTGCACCCAAGAGTATATTAGCCAAGTGAAGGACAATTTTGATGGGAAATGGCTTTGTGGGTTGTGTTCAGAGGCTGTGAGGGATGAAGTCAGTAGAGGCAAAAATAATAAGACATTTGGGATGGAAGAAGCAGTGAAGGCTCACATGTCATTTTGTGggaaattcaaatcaaatcctGCAGTGAGAGTCGCTGATGGTATGAGGCAGATGCTCAGGAGGAGATCAGCTGATTTGGctgcttcttctccttcttcttcttcttcttcttcttcttcttcttcttcttctaagaaATACAGCAGATCAGCCAGAACTAAGCTGTactga
- the LOC120013611 gene encoding FCS-Like Zinc finger 8-like produces MADQGSIPSPTGKNRKPTSFPKLFTALAFKNLCETDAVMSPTSILDTKSFSGLKNHPWRPEQVSTPKTPEPRHKLDPKGVGLAIVEALKDEDPSDPKLSKSESRMVLFGSLLKIQIPPLFPSVSSLTESPKSPTDFGIKTKNSQMGSFSSGLSQSPQKKIQFGSEGSGMNTPVSSRVFTGSLCASEMELSEDYTCVIAHGPVPRTTHIFDDCVVESSYGVVGFPASRKENGFLGDPSSYPFQNFLSSCYACKKNLGLGKDIYMYRGEKAFCSLECRYQEMMLEEGLDKLADDDGYETCS; encoded by the exons ATGGCAGACCAAGGTTCAATTCCTTCTCCTACAGGAAAAAACAGAAAACCCACTTCATTTCCTAAGCTATTCACTGCTTTAGCCTTCAAGAACCTCTGTGAAACTGATGCTGTCATGAGCCCAACTTCCATTCTTGATACCAAATCCTTCTCTGGATTGAAAAACCATCCATGGCGGCCTGAACAAGTCAGTACACCTAAAACACCCGAGCCACGACACAAGCTTGACCCAAAAGGGGTTGGACTTGCCATAGTAGAAGCTCTCAAGGATGAAGACCCTAGTGACCCAAAATTGTCAAAATCCGAATCAAGAATGGTTCTTTTCGGATCACTGTTGAAGATCCAAATACCTCCTCTGTTTCCCTCTGTTTCTTCATTGACAGAATCTCCAAAATCCCCTACCGACTTCGGtataaaaacaaagaattccCAAATGGGTTCCTTCTCCTCCGGGTTATCTCAATCTccacaaaagaaaatccaattCGGGTCGGAGGGTTCTGGTATGAACACTCCCGTTTCTTCCCGGGTCTTCACTGGGTCTCTTTGTGCAAGCGAGATGGAGCTCTCTGAGGACTACACTTGCGTGATAGCGCACGGGCCTGTCCCAAGAACCACCCATATTTTCGACGATTGCGTAGTTGAGAGCTCTTATGGTGTCGTTGGCTTCCCTGCTTCCAGGAAAGAAAATGGGTTTTTGGGTGATCCATCAAGTTATCCATTTCAGAATTTCTTGAGCTCCTGCTATGCTTGCAAGAAGAATCTTGGCCTGGGAAAAGACATTTACATGTACAG AGGTGAGAAAGCCTTCTGCAGCCTCGAATGCCGGTACCAGGAGATGATGTTAGAGGAGGGACTTGATAAATTAGCAGATGATGATGGCTATGAGACTTGTTCATGA
- the LOC120013495 gene encoding uncharacterized N-acetyltransferase p20-like, which yields MDSSRVTLRPYKLSDLDDFLKWACDDRVTRDVRFKAITSQEEALAYLEKVAIPHPWHRSICVDDRSIGYISIKPESGEEDECRALIGYALASEYWGQGITTLALKTAVSKVFDEMPGLVRLPVLVDVENKGSQRVVEKVGFAKEGLLRSYGYCKGKIRDVFIYSLLATDQVN from the exons ATGGACTCATCCAGAGTAACTCTTCGTCCATACAAGCTCTCCGACCTCGATGACTTCCTGAAATGGGCTTGTGATGATAGAGTGACTCGCGACGTGAGGTTCAAGGCCATCACTAGTCAAGAAGAAGCACTGGCATACCTTGAAAAAGTCGCGATCCCTCACCCCTGGCATCGATCCATATGTGTAGACGACCGTTCAATCGGATACATCTCGATCAAGCCGGAATCTGGTGAGGAAGATGAGTGTAGAGCACTAATTGGGTATGCGTTGGCGAGTGAGTATTGGGGGCAGGGGATAACGACACTGGCGTTGAAGACGGCTGTGTCGAAGGTGTTCGACGAAATGCCTGGCTTGGTGAGGCTTCCGGTTTTAGTGGATGTAGAGAACAAGGGGTCTCAGAGGGTGGTTGAGAAAGTTGGGTTTGCAAAGGAAG GCTTGTTGAGGAGTTATGGGTATTGCAAAGGCAAAATCAGAGACGTGTTTATCTACAGTCTCTTGGCAACTGATCAGGTTAATTAA
- the LOC120012752 gene encoding uncharacterized N-acetyltransferase YoaA-like codes for MGVHSLEMHQFFWPVLMDSSRVTLRPFKLSDVDDFLKWVSDDRVTRDVRLNTMTSQEEALAYLEKVAIPHPWHRSICVDDRSIGCISIKPEYGEEDECRAQVGYALATEYWGQGIATMVLKTAVSKVFHEMPGLVRLQAFVDVENKGSQRVLEKVGFAKEGLLRKYGYCTGKIRDVIIYSLLATDQVN; via the coding sequence ATGGGTGTGCATAGCCTAGAGATGCATCAGTTTTTTTGGCCAGTTTTGATGGACTCATCCAGAGTAACTCTTCGTCCATTCAAGCTCTCCGACGTCGATGACTTTTTAAAATGGGTTAGTGATGACAGAGTGACTCGCGACGTGAGATTGAACACCATGACTAGTCAAGAAGAAGCACTGGCATACCTTGAAAAAGTCGCGATCCCTCACCCATGGCATCGATCCATATGTGTAGACGACCGTTCAATCGGATGCATCTCGATCAAGCCGGAATATGGTGAGGAAGATGAGTGTAGAGCACAAGTTGGCTATGCGTTGGCGACGGAGTATTGGGGGCAGGGGATAGCGACAATGGTATTGAAGACGGCTGTGTCGAAGGTGTTCCACGAAATGCCTGGCTTGGTGAGGCTTCAGGCTTTTGTGGATGTAGAGAACAAGGGGTCTCAGAGGGTGCTTGAGAAGGTTGGGTTTGCAAAGGAAGGTTTGTTGAGGAAATATGGGTATTGTACAGGTAAAATCAGAGATGTGATTATCTACAGTCTCTTGGCAACTGATCAGGTTAATTAA
- the LOC120012753 gene encoding uncharacterized N-acetyltransferase p20-like, protein MEDMNISDLSLRPLELSDIDDFMVWATDDKVAHFCTWEPFTSKEDAIKYITKSILPHPWFRAICLGTRPIGYVFVTPNSGSDECRAEIGYGLASKYWGKGIATKAVKMVAKTIFSEWPHLERVEALVDVQNVGSQKVLEKAGFTREGVLRKYFVMKGRAWDMVMFSLLSTDPQM, encoded by the coding sequence ATGGAGGATATGAATATCTCAGATCTCTCTCTTCGACCTTTGGAGCTCTCTGACATCGATGACTTCATGGTCTGGGCTACTGATGACAAGGTGGCTCATTTCTGTACTTGGGAACCATTCACAAGCAAAGAAGATGCCATAAAATacatcacaaaatcaattctaCCACATCCATGGTTCAGGGCAATCTGTCTTGGCACACGACCAATTGGGTATGTTTTCGTGACACCGAATTCGGGTTCTGATGAATGCAGAGCTGAAATTGGGTATGGTTTGGCATCCAAGTATTGGGGCAAAGGGATTGCAACAAAAGCAGTGAAAATGGTGGCCAAGACTATATTCAGTGAGTGGCCACATTTGGAAAGAGTTGAAGCTCTGGTTGATGTACAAAACGTTGGATCGCAAAAGGTGCTGGAGAAGGCTGGATTCACAAGGGAAGGTGTCTTGAGGAAGTATTTTGTAATGAAAGGAAGAGCTTGGGATATGGTCATGTTTAGTCTTCTCTCCACAGATCCTCAAATGTAG
- the LOC120012750 gene encoding protein CDC73 homolog, translating into MDPLSALREYTICGELDKIVRVNDEFRFGNEYTFPCSVETAYRSKQGNLYTLETLVFYIKDPHLKHVDYIQNARANRVPTVTLPDRKPLLDYLTGKVSSSDAIEFPLPQNPIPIINNSEYRADERVFVESKDKSFLDAGMVDVAAMEVDGTLENLDFMSMIRGIERPLKDRESLLECKHRDFYSVLVTATKREEERQRIESQQRKDGLVAKNRLMGADERGLGFSDEMGYDSGPKSKMLKVGKMGEGVPIILVPSAFQTLITIYNVKEFLEDGVYVPTDVKVKQMKGARPDCITVQKKFSRDREKVMQAYEVRDKPSALKPDDWDRVVAVFVLGKEWQFKEWPFKDHVEIFNKIIGFFMRFEDDSVESAKTVKQWNVKIISISKNKRHQDRAAALEVWDRLEEFVRSRSHS; encoded by the exons ATGGACCCTCTTTCGGCACTCCGGGAGTACACAATCTGCGGCGAGCTCGACAAGATTGTGCGCGTCAACGACGAGTTCCGCTTCGGGAACGAATACACCTTCCCTTGCTCCGTCGAGACTGCTTATCGTTCCAAGCAGGGCAACCTCTACACTCTCGAGACCCTCGTCTTTTACATCAAGGACCCTCATCTCAAACATGTCGACTACATCCAGAACGCCCGTGCGAATCGCGTCCCCACTGTCACCCTCCCCGATCGGAAACCCCTACTCGACTACCTTACCGGAAAGGTGTCTTCCTCCGACGCTATTGAGTTCCCGCTTCCTCAAAACCCTATCCCCATCATCAATAATAGTGAGTATCGTGCCGATGAGCGCGTATTTGTTGAATCTAAAGATAAATCGTTTCTTGATGCTGGTATGGTGGATGTTGCGGCGATGGAGGTTGATGGAACGCTCGAAAATTTGGACTTTATGTCGATGATTAGGGGAATTGAGAGACCGTTGAAAGATAGGGAGAGTTTACTGGAGTGCAAGCACAGGGATTTCTATAGTGTACTTGTTACGGCCACGAAGCGAGAGGAAGAGAGGCAACGAATTGAGTCGCAGCAGAGGAAGGACGGTTTGGTGGCGAAGAATCGGTTGATGGGGGCGGATGAGAGGGGCTTAGGGTTTTCGGATGAGATGGGTTACGATTCGGGGCCTAAGTCAAAGATGTTGAAGGTGGGAAAAATGGGTGAGGGGGTGCCTATAATTCTGGTTCCCAGTGCGTTCCAGACGCTGATTACCATTTACAATGTGAAAGAGTTCTTGGAAGATGGGGTTTATGTGCCCACGGATGTGAAGGTGAAGCAGATGAAGGGGGCAAGGCCAGATTGCATCACTGTGCAGAAGAAGTTTAGTAGGGATAGAGAGAAGGTGATGCAAGCCTACGAGGTCAGGGATAAGCCATCTGCTCTGAAACCGGACGACTGGGACAGGGTGGTGGCTGTTTTTGTGTTGGGGAAAGAGTGGCAATTCAAGGAGTGGCCTTTCAAGGATCATGTCGAGATTTTCAATAAAA TTATTGGTTTTTTCATGCGGTTTGAAGATGATAGCGTGGAGTCAGCTAAGACCGTGAAGCAGTGGAACGTAAAAATAATTTCC ATAAGCAAAAATAAGAGACACCAGGACAGGGCGGCAGCACTGGAGGTTTGGGACAGACTAGAAGAATTTGTCCGGTCACGGTCACATTCTTGA
- the LOC120012755 gene encoding non-specific lipid transfer protein GPI-anchored 19-like produces MAAQARMALILVVVTMMWAGAVAQSSSCTNVLISMSPCLNYITGNSSTPSSQCCAQLSNVVSSSPQCLCEVLKGGGSSLGINVNQTQALALPAACNVQTPPISQCDAVSPAGTQSTPGTPSDTGSKTVPATQDGSSAGSSINLSISLLFFLLLASYGSVFTDY; encoded by the exons ATGGCAGCACAAGCAAGAATGGCACTGATCCTGGTTGTGGTTACCATGATGTGGGCAGGGGCTGTGGCTCAGTCGTCCAGTTGTACTAATGTGTTGATCAGCATGTCGCCGTGCCTTAATTACATAACAGGGAACTCTTCAACTCCATCATCACAATGCTGTGCACAGCTCAGTAATGTCGTCAGCTCTTCGCCGCAGTGCTTGTGTGAAGTCCTTAAAGGTGGTGGATCGTCGCTTGGGATCAATGTCAACCAAACTCAGGCCCTGGCCTTGCCTGCAGCTTGCAATGTTCAGACTCCACCGATTAGCCAATGCGATG CTGTTTCTCCTGCGGGAACACAAAGCACTCCAGGTACCCCTTCAG ATACCGGATCTAAGACCGTCCCAGCAACACAAGATGGCTCATCAGCTGGAAGCTCCATCAACCTATCaatctctctcctcttcttcctcctcttagCATCATATGGTTCAGTCTTCACAGACTACTGA
- the LOC120011818 gene encoding non-specific lipid transfer protein GPI-anchored 19-like, with protein sequence MASKLIKIGLTLGLVTMLWAGAMAQSSCTSVLIGMAPCLNFVTGSSPTPTASCCSQLASVVQSQPQCLCMILNGGGQSLGVTLNETLALALPGACNVQTPPVSKCDAANGPASSPFGSPVGSPEGSPGDSTEPSGSDTTGGTC encoded by the exons ATGGCATCAAAATTGATCAAAATTGGCCTAACCTTGGGACTTGTGACCATGCTCTGGGCAGGGGCCATGGCTCAGTCGAGCTGCACCAGTGTGCTCATTGGGATGGCACCATGCCTAAATTTTGTGACAGGAAGCTCCCCAACCCCAACTGCTTCATGCTGCtctcaacttgctagtgtgGTTCAGTCACAACCACAGTGCCTTTGTATGATACTAAATGGTGGTGGTCAATCACTTGGAGTTACTCTAAACGAGACCCTTGCTTTGGCGCTTCCCGGTGCTTGCAACGTCCAGACACCACCTGTTAGCAAATGTGATG CTGCTAATGGACCTGCATCATCTCCTTTTGGTTCTCCAGTGGGTTCTCCAGAAGGGTCACCAGGTGACTCTACGGAGCCAAGTGGCTCAGATACAACAGGAGGTACATGTTAA